Part of the Streptomyces sp. NBC_01353 genome, TTATGCCTGAGGCTCGTGTCATCAGCTGTTCGGTCGGCGCGTAGGACCGTTATACGCTTCAAAATGACTCCAAAATTGGGCATTCTTCGCATGTGGTGACCTTGGACGAACGGCCTCAGCTGATCGACGCACTCTCCGCCCTGCGCGACTGTGTCGCGGCCGTGCGTCTCCCACTCCCTCTCCCGGGCGCCCCACGCGCCCGGCAGAACCGCGCCGAGCTGCTCGCCCAGCTCGACGACTATCTGGTGCCCCGCCTGAGGGATCCCGACGCCCCTCTCCTCGCCGTCATCGGCGGTTCCACCGGAGCCGGCAAGTCCACTCTCGTCAACTCCCTTGTGGGGCGGCGGGTCAGCGAGGCCGGCGTGCTCCGCCCCACCACGCGTACCCCCGTCCTCGTCTGCCACCCCGACGATCACCACTGGTTCGCCGGGCTGCGCATCCTGTCCCAGCTCACCCGCGTCTGGCTGCCCCACCAGGACGACGACCACGCGGCCGAGGAACCCCCGGAGGACAACGCGCTGCGGGTCGAGACGTCCTCCGCCCTCGCCCGTGGGCTCGCCCTGCTCGACGCGCCCGACATCGACTCCCTCGTCGTGGAGAACCGGCTCCTCGCCTCCGAGTTGATCTGCGCCGCCGACATCTGGGTGATGGTCACGACCGCCTCCCGGTACGCCGACGCCATCCCCTGGCATCTGCTCCGTACCGCCAAGGAGTACGACGCCACGCTGATCACCGTCCTCGACCGCGTCCCGCACCAGATCATCGGCGAGGTCTCCCGGCAGTACGAGGCCCTCCTCCACAAGGCGGGCCTCGGGGACGTACCCCGGTTCACCATCCCCGAGCTGCCCGAGTCCGCGGGCGGCGGACGCGGGCTGCTGCCCGACACCGCCGTCGCCCCGCTGCGCGCCTGGCTCGCCCACAGAGCCCAGGACCCCGCCGCCCGCCAGCAGGCCGTCGGCCGTACCGCCTCCGGTGTCGTCAGCTCCCTCGACTCCCGGATTCCCGGGCTCGCGGGGGCGGTCGCCGCCCAGTACGCCGCCGCCGTCCGCCTCGGCGGCGCGGTCGAGGCGGCGTACGAGGAGCAGAGCGAGCGCCTCCGGAAGCAGCTGGGCCGCGGGGCCGTCCTGGCCGGGGACGCCCGGACCCGCTGGCGCGGCTACCCCCGCGACAGCTCCGCCGACGAGCTCCTCGACGCCCTCGTCGAATCCCTCGCCGCCCTCCTCCAGTGCGCGGTCGCCGCCGCGGACGAGCGCGTACGGGACGCCTGGCGGCGCGAACCCGCGGCGGCGGGCCTCGGCGACGCCGTCGCCGCCCCCGACCGGGAGGCCAACGAGCGGATCGAGATGACCGTACGGCGCTGGCGGCGCGAACTCGAAGAGCTGGCGGAGGACGAGCTCCGCACCACGGAGCGACCCGCCACCGCCCGTACCGCCGCCCCCGACGCCGACACCGTCTCCGCGCTGCTCGCCGCCGCACTCCTCGGCGGCCGACGCACCCGCAGCGCCGGCGAGCGCCTCGCCGAACTCCTCGGCGCCCAGGCCGCCCTGCGCCTGCGCGACAAGGGCGGCGACCTGGTCATGACGTACCTCGACCGAGCCCTGCACACCGAGCGCGACCGGCGCCTCGCGCCCCTCGACGCCCTCGGCGTGACCCCCGAGCCGCAGGCGGCGCTGATCGCCGCGCTCTCCGTACTGCAGAAGGAGAAGTGACGACCGGTGAGCAGCAGCACGGGCAGCATGGGCAATGCGGGTGGCATCACGGGTGCCACGGTGGACGACCGCTGGGACGACGGCCTGATCGCGCGCAGGGCGGCGGAGATGGCCGCGGGGACGAAGACGGGCGAGAACGCAGGGCCGGAGACAGGGCCCGCCGACGAGGACCTGCCGCCCCTGGTCGGGAACTACGGCGGCGCCCTGCGCACCCGCCTCGACGCCCTGAACGAACTCGTCGGCCTCTCCCGTACCCGTCTGGAGACCGACACCCTCGCCGAGGCCGGGCTCGCCGAGGCGGGACGCGTCCTGGACGAGGCCGCCGCCCGCCAGCGGCTCTCCGCCCGCCACACCGTCGTGGCCGTCGCCGGACCCACCGGCAGCGGCAAGTCCTCCCTCTTCAACGCCCTCGCCGGCGTCCCCGTCTCCGAGACCGGGCTGCGCCGCCCCACCACCTCCGCGCCCATCGCGCTCAGCTGGTCCGAGGGCTCGGCGGGGCTCCTGGACCGGCTCGCCGTTCCCAGCCGGCTCCGCCGTCGCCCCCTCGCGGGCGGCGCGGCCGACGAGGAGCTGCAGGGGCTCGTCCTGATCGACCTGCCCGACCACGACTCGGCCGTCACCGCCCACCGCGACCAGGTCGACCGGGTCCTCGGCCTGGTCGACGCCGTGATCTGGGTCGTGGACCCGGAGAAGTACGCCGACGCCGTCCTCCACGAGCGCTATCTGCGCCCGCTCGCGGGCCACGCCGAGGTCACCTTCGTCGTCCTCAACCAGATCGACCGGCTGGGCGGCGAAGCGGCCGACATCGTCCTGGACGACCTGCGCCGCCTCCTCGACGAGGACGGCATGGCCCTCGGCGAGCACGGCGAGCCCGGTGCCACCGTCCTCGCGCTCTCCGCCCTCACCGGGGAAGGCGTGGGCGAACTGCGCGAACTCCTCGGCCGGTTCGTCCAGGAGCGCACCGCGCCCGCGCGGCGGCTCTCGGCCGACGTCGACGCGGCGGCAGCCCGGCTCCGGCCGGCGTACGTCTCCGACGGGCAGACCGGTCTGGGCGAGCGGGCGCGGGAGGCCTTCGCGGGCCGCCTCGCGGTCGCCGTCGGTGCCACCGCCGCCGGCGAGGCCGCCGAACGCGTCTGGCGCCGGGGAGCCATCCGCGCCTGCGGCACCCCCTGGCTGCGGCTCTACCGTTGGTACGAGCGGGTCCGCTGGCACGGCTCCACCGACCCCCGCCTCAAGACGCCGGTGGAGGACGAACTGACCGCGCGCCAGAGGGTGGAACAGGCGGTACGGACCGTCGCCGACGAGGCGTCGCGCGGGCTGCCGGCGCCCTGGGCACAGGCGGTGCGCGAGGCGGCGGCGCGCGGGGCCGAGGGGCTGCCCGAGGCGCTCGACGAACTCACCGTGACCATCGGCGATCCGGCCGCCCGGCCGCCGCGGCCCGCCTGGTGGCCGGCCGCCGTCCTCGCCCAGGTGCTCATGACGTTCCTGCAGATCTTCGGCGCGTTGTGGTTGGTCGGCCAGATCGTCGGCGTGGTCGAGCCGGGGTTGCTGCCGCCGGTCCTCATCATGATCGGCGGCATCGTCGGCGGGCCGCTGGTGGAGTGGGCGTGCGCCGCGGCCGTGAAGGGGCCGGCCCGACGGTACGGGCAGGAGGCCGAGCGGAAGCTGCGGGAGGCGGCGGCCGCGTGCGGGCGGGCGCGGGTGTTGGACCCGATCTCGGCGGAGCTGATGCGGTATCGGGAGGTGCGCGACCAGTACGTGACGGTGTCGGCGACCCGGTCGGGCACGCGGGTGACACGGCTGGGCGGCGCGGGCGGTACGCGGTGGGGCGGTACGAGGTCGGGGGCACGGCTGAGGTGAGCCCTCTGCGACCCCCCCCCACGGGTGAAGGAGTTTTCCCCAGGAGGTGCCCTCTCCACAGG contains:
- a CDS encoding GTPase, encoding MGNAGGITGATVDDRWDDGLIARRAAEMAAGTKTGENAGPETGPADEDLPPLVGNYGGALRTRLDALNELVGLSRTRLETDTLAEAGLAEAGRVLDEAAARQRLSARHTVVAVAGPTGSGKSSLFNALAGVPVSETGLRRPTTSAPIALSWSEGSAGLLDRLAVPSRLRRRPLAGGAADEELQGLVLIDLPDHDSAVTAHRDQVDRVLGLVDAVIWVVDPEKYADAVLHERYLRPLAGHAEVTFVVLNQIDRLGGEAADIVLDDLRRLLDEDGMALGEHGEPGATVLALSALTGEGVGELRELLGRFVQERTAPARRLSADVDAAAARLRPAYVSDGQTGLGERAREAFAGRLAVAVGATAAGEAAERVWRRGAIRACGTPWLRLYRWYERVRWHGSTDPRLKTPVEDELTARQRVEQAVRTVADEASRGLPAPWAQAVREAAARGAEGLPEALDELTVTIGDPAARPPRPAWWPAAVLAQVLMTFLQIFGALWLVGQIVGVVEPGLLPPVLIMIGGIVGGPLVEWACAAAVKGPARRYGQEAERKLREAAAACGRARVLDPISAELMRYREVRDQYVTVSATRSGTRVTRLGGAGGTRWGGTRSGARLR
- a CDS encoding dynamin family protein — encoded protein: MDERPQLIDALSALRDCVAAVRLPLPLPGAPRARQNRAELLAQLDDYLVPRLRDPDAPLLAVIGGSTGAGKSTLVNSLVGRRVSEAGVLRPTTRTPVLVCHPDDHHWFAGLRILSQLTRVWLPHQDDDHAAEEPPEDNALRVETSSALARGLALLDAPDIDSLVVENRLLASELICAADIWVMVTTASRYADAIPWHLLRTAKEYDATLITVLDRVPHQIIGEVSRQYEALLHKAGLGDVPRFTIPELPESAGGGRGLLPDTAVAPLRAWLAHRAQDPAARQQAVGRTASGVVSSLDSRIPGLAGAVAAQYAAAVRLGGAVEAAYEEQSERLRKQLGRGAVLAGDARTRWRGYPRDSSADELLDALVESLAALLQCAVAAADERVRDAWRREPAAAGLGDAVAAPDREANERIEMTVRRWRRELEELAEDELRTTERPATARTAAPDADTVSALLAAALLGGRRTRSAGERLAELLGAQAALRLRDKGGDLVMTYLDRALHTERDRRLAPLDALGVTPEPQAALIAALSVLQKEK